The DNA window TCTGTACTCTTATCAgctatattttaaagtttatactTGTACATGCAATTCAAAATGTGTACAATTGTTGccaaaataagtacatgtacatgcatttaagAATGCAACAACTTTATATAAGTTAAACACTCttaaacatacatttattgCTAAATCAAATAGATTATTTATTATACCTTTATCAGCTGTTATTTTAGTCATGTCCAGGGTCTTACTCAAGGTTTTGATGGCTAACAGCAAAGCATCATTTAGATTCATTTCCCCTTCTTTATACTCTTGTTTCAGCATTGAAACTGCATTCTGTCAAAATATACAAGTTAATGGTCATTACACATATTGATCATtgctttgcttttttttttactttctgaGTGTATATTAAGAATCTGGcaaatctgcaaaattttctTGAACCTCAAGAACTGTTCATTCACAAtatttgacaaatatttttttttaatatttcaaccaAGAAATTAACTTACAGCACTGTTATTTCCAATACAAGTGGCTTTCCATCCTCCATAATTTCCACTGGGGTCACTCTGATAAAGCTGAAATCCATAGTGTTTATCCCAGCCCATGTATAAAAGAGATACACCAAAAGGTCGCTTTCCTAATTggcaaaattgaaaaattacctCAAGATGtatgtaatttatatatatatatatatatatatataagctaattattttaaaattactgcAAAAGTCGAAAGAACAATCACTACCTCCAAATTGAGTGTAAGCTTGCTTCAGATCACACAATGAGCTAACAAGTTGCTCACAGGGAATAGGTTCTTGATATTGTAAATGGAACCTAAAATATGCAGAAATAAGTAAATGGACATGCAAGAACTACAAAATGTAGGCTATGTAACAGTTGGTAATGgacatgaaaaataattacCTCTGAGCAATTAGACGGAGTTCGTTTGTTAAAACATTTGCATCTGATGTAATTCCAGCAACGCTACAAGCCATGTCactgaagaaagaaaaaacagaaacaaaaaaacTCAATTAATATCACAAAACATTTCTcctgattaaaaaaacaatggttattaaatattaacaaaaccAGTTACTTGTAaagtttgtaaattttttctgaatATGAAACTTCGTCCAAGAGTTTATTTGTGTTGCGTCTCTCTGCAGCCAGCAAAACCCCATCATTAGCTAGGATACCCAAACAGGTTCCTGCATGACCGATAGCCTCCATGGCATATTCCACCTGATATAATCTCCCTGTAAATTACAGATTATTTATAGAGAAAAAGGCATATTGGTTCTGTTAATCCGCATTTGAGTTTATGAATGTAATTCATAAACTTCTGGGATATAGATAAAGATCATAAATTAAACGCTTTAGTTACCTTCTGGAGAAAATATTGTTGTTCTTGAGTCATATCGCCGTGACTGAAAgtaaatgaataatttatttgaCCAATCAAGAtcactggggggggggggggggggggggctaaacaaAATCAGAGGGTCGACATGGTCGAAAGCTTGaccatttgaaagaaaaataaagagttGGTTTTTAAGTTTCTCGTTACTTTtacaaataatcatttaaataaacTTCTTATAGGTTCCGAGAAACATAATAACTATCACAATGATTTTGCATTCTTACCATGTTGAAAGCCGACTGAAGAGTTACAGATTGGAGGTAAATTTCGTCTACACTATAAAGCTAATAGAcgtaaaaactaaaaaagggTAATTCGAATTCAAAACGAAAGTTACATGATATTCAAGTAGTTTTCATGCCTAAAATGCCACACAGCTGTTCAAATATCAATTCTAAATCAGTGCTTTTTCATACAAACATATGAATATTCTCATAACGTACTTTATTAATCTcgttaattttaaacaaaatatgacaAGTATAGCACCTGTTCAACGATCCCGATGTTATAAAAGCTGGATAGAGAGAAGAGAGTGGAGAATCACTCCAGGTGACAGGATCAGAAGGTAGGTTTAACGaagataaaaatgaattatgaaattatagacttttattttgaattgaaattaaatgtgcaaatttgaatacttttaaaagttattttaactTCCCAGCATCTTAgtctaaagttaaaaaaaaaaattgcagttgCAGGATCTTTCAATTTCTTAACTTTAAAAGAACAAAGAAAATACCTTATGTATCCTGATATACAAATGCAAGTTTTTTTGGAAATAATGACACCAACTGTGAAACTTGacatgcaattaaaaaaatagaataattgaaaaatctatttttccattatttttttctggaaggggggggggagggaggtggtggtGATGATGTTCACACTGTCCGAGTTTTTTAAGTGAATCGtaagttatatatatacatgtatatattatttcacCTACCTAACAATTTAGTGGACGTGTGCATGATTTGCATGtcaattgtattatatataggCCTGATCAGCTACTTTAGTTTCTGTGCTAGCATATTGGTACACCTAAGGCTCtgaatgagattttttttaccacCTGCTGGCTAGAGAATGATACATTGTGTACTTATGTATATGGGTATTATATAAAtgcattaaagttttttttttaagacaaaTGCACATAAATTCCTATATAGCtgttaaatttcatttagtctgtttcctttaaaaaaatattgaaatgcataaatgcatgcattttatttctggtcttaaaatttaatacttttttccAAAGGGATGGGACAATTGAAGAAATTCATCCTGACAGTTACCAAACCAGACACATTAAAAACACTTTGTCATGCAAGCATTAGCTTAATATTTCTCCATTTTCTGATCAAGTTTGAGCAAATACGACAAAATGGAGCATTCCACTATATTGACATCCCAATTGAGACTGATTTTGTTCCTTTGGGAATTCAAGAACCCCAGTTATTTCCCTCAGTTGGGGAAAGCAGAATTCCCCACATCATTCACCAAACATGGAAGAGCAAGGAAATTCcaagcaaattttcaaaatggattCAAACATGGGTCAAGAATCACCCTGGCTGGACTTATTATCTGTGGACAGACGAAAGTGCTAGACAGCTTATTAAAGACAGACATCCATACCTATTGAAAGTTTTTGATGGATATTCGGAAGGAATACGGAGAGCTGATGCTTTGCGTTACGTTGTCCTGTACGAGTTTGGTGGGGTTTATGCCGATATGGATCTAGAGAGCTTGAAATCACTCACACCTTTCACAAAGAAGTACGCTTGCTTCTTACCACAGGAACCATATGAGCATCCTATCTTGGACGGAAACTTTGAACATCTAGTGATAAATGCATTAATGGGCTGTAGACCAAAACATCCATTTATGAAGAGATTAATCGACAGACTGCCTGCCTTCCAACACATGTGGAGTGTCCTTGATAGCACAGGGCCCCATTTTGTCACCTCAGTGTATGGAGATTTCAAGGGAGATTACTCTTACccagaaatgcatgaaaatggGATATATTTGGCTCCATCAGAGTACTTTTTCCCAACTATTGATCCAGCCAAGTTTTTCCATTTCCATTACCAGTGCAGGAGGTGGATACAACTTAGTTCTATTCAAAAGAGAGCTTGTAAAACATTAAAAGTTCAAGGAGTAAAAAGAAAACCACTCTCATTTTCTTACACTGATCACCATTGGGAGCATACTTATATTGATCTCAGaatttctctcagaggacctatTAGTATTCATAAACTTGTGCCACGTGTTAACATATAttcctatacatgtactagtgtgTAAAACCCTTAACTGAaaccaaaacaaagaaatctgTTTGAAAAAGACTCATTTCATTTTGTGAACTTGCGGTAGCTAGGCTACAGATGGAAATCATGTTTCTTCAAACAAAATGAAGCGTTTTTATGGTCATTAATCAATGTACTGGTaatcattattttgatattattgatAGGTTCAGTCAGATCTAGTTATTTTTGGGATTTTATGGTAATTCTCATGTTGACCAATTTATCTAGCTTGATTAAAATTTGTTGTATTTCTCGTAATACATTTACCGGTATATGGCAGTATCTTCTTCCTTACCGGTAATTTTGATTGTTCATTGTaaccaatattgtaaataaaacaaaatgtataaaacaatctttaaaattttttatttcattatatggtGTCACCGTAAAAATGCAAACCAAAGAATGTTTTCT is part of the Crassostrea angulata isolate pt1a10 chromosome 3, ASM2561291v2, whole genome shotgun sequence genome and encodes:
- the LOC128176366 gene encoding proteasome subunit alpha type-4-like, giving the protein MSRRYDSRTTIFSPEGRLYQVEYAMEAIGHAGTCLGILANDGVLLAAERRNTNKLLDEVSYSEKIYKLYNDMACSVAGITSDANVLTNELRLIAQRFHLQYQEPIPCEQLVSSLCDLKQAYTQFGGKRPFGVSLLYMGWDKHYGFQLYQSDPSGNYGGWKATCIGNNSANAVSMLKQEYKEGEMNLNDALLLAIKTLSKTLDMTKITADKVEIATLTRENGQTKMTILGAPAVEEVIKKHEEIEAKAEAEKKKEKS